A single region of the Leptothrix cholodnii SP-6 genome encodes:
- a CDS encoding fumarylacetoacetate hydrolase family protein, with product MSNVTAAAANPHARILPDDGLAGTLVGRVWIGGTGPAVVALRPEGVFDLSAAYPTMSTLLDTAQPAEAVRQAAGQRLCSVDELLANSLPGARHEALPWLLAPCDLQVVKAAGVTFAASLIERVIEEQARGDASRAQGLRAQVTELIGASLAEIRPGSPQAMALKALLQQKGLWSQYLEVGIGPDAEVFTKAPVLASVGCGEDIGIRADSAWNNPEPEVVLAVNSRGDIVGATLGNDVNLRDIEGRSALLLGKAKDNNASCAIGPFIRLFDAGFGLDDVRRETVNLRVAGVDGFELRGINTMASISRDPADLVAQTLGAHQYPDGFMLFLGTLFAPIEDRDQPGGGFTHKLGDVVTIQSAWLGGLHNRVTHSETAPPWRFGLRAFIANLAARGLLNGPAL from the coding sequence ATGAGCAACGTGACAGCGGCTGCTGCGAACCCGCACGCCCGGATCCTGCCCGACGACGGACTGGCCGGCACCTTGGTGGGCCGCGTCTGGATCGGCGGCACCGGGCCGGCCGTGGTGGCCTTGCGGCCCGAAGGCGTGTTCGACCTGAGCGCGGCCTACCCGACCATGAGCACGCTGCTCGACACCGCGCAGCCCGCCGAGGCCGTGCGCCAAGCCGCCGGCCAGCGCCTGTGCAGCGTCGACGAACTGCTCGCCAACAGCCTGCCCGGCGCCCGCCACGAGGCGCTGCCCTGGCTGCTGGCGCCCTGCGATCTGCAGGTGGTGAAGGCAGCGGGCGTGACCTTTGCCGCCAGCCTGATCGAGCGCGTGATCGAGGAGCAGGCCCGTGGTGACGCCAGCCGCGCCCAGGGCCTGCGTGCGCAGGTGACCGAGCTGATCGGCGCCAGCCTGGCCGAGATCCGCCCCGGCTCGCCGCAGGCGATGGCGCTCAAGGCGCTGCTGCAGCAGAAAGGCCTGTGGTCGCAGTACCTGGAGGTGGGCATCGGCCCGGACGCCGAGGTCTTCACCAAGGCGCCGGTGCTGGCCTCGGTGGGCTGTGGCGAGGACATCGGCATCCGCGCCGACTCGGCCTGGAACAACCCCGAGCCGGAGGTGGTGCTGGCGGTCAACAGCCGCGGCGACATCGTCGGCGCCACGCTCGGCAACGACGTCAACCTGCGTGACATCGAAGGCCGCAGCGCGCTGCTGCTGGGCAAGGCCAAGGACAACAACGCCTCCTGCGCGATCGGCCCGTTCATCCGGCTGTTCGATGCCGGCTTCGGCCTCGACGACGTGCGCCGCGAGACCGTGAACTTGCGCGTGGCGGGCGTCGACGGCTTCGAACTGCGTGGCATCAACACCATGGCCAGCATCAGCCGCGACCCGGCCGACCTGGTGGCGCAGACGCTGGGCGCGCACCAGTATCCGGACGGTTTCATGCTGTTCCTGGGCACGCTGTTCGCGCCGATCGAAGACCGCGACCAGCCCGGCGGCGGTTTCACCCACAAGCTCGGCGACGTGGTCACGATCCAGAGCGCCTGGCTGGGCGGGCTGCACAACCGCGTCACGCACAGCGAGACCGCGCCGCCCTGGCGCTTCGGCCTGCGCGCCTTCATCGCCAACCTGGCTGCACGCGGGCTGTTGAACGGCCCGGCGCTCTGA
- a CDS encoding TRAP transporter substrate-binding protein yields the protein MKFKSLALAAAVLAALAGPVSAQIKEHVFKVGIGLTEDHPQGQSVKHFAELLAAKSGGKMSAKLFASGTLGNDVTMTSALRGGTLEMTVPDSSTLVSMSKPFGVINLPLTFNSELEADAVLDGPVGQKLLARLPEKGLIGLGFWENGFRHVTNSRRPITKADDLAGLKLRVIQNPLFLDTFGALGANATPMPFTELYSAMEQAAVDGQENPPATILASKFYEVQKHLVLSRHMYSAWVLLMSKKTWDGLSAQEQKIVQEAAREATLFERKTIRAFGDKALGELKKVGMQVTELPAAEQAKMRAKLQPIVAKFGKEFGEDTTAELMSELAKVRGAAK from the coding sequence ATGAAGTTCAAATCCCTCGCCCTGGCCGCCGCCGTGCTGGCCGCGCTGGCCGGCCCGGTGTCTGCGCAGATCAAGGAACACGTCTTCAAGGTCGGCATCGGCCTGACCGAAGACCACCCCCAGGGCCAGTCCGTCAAGCATTTCGCCGAACTGCTGGCTGCCAAGAGCGGCGGCAAGATGAGCGCCAAGCTGTTTGCCAGCGGCACGCTGGGCAACGACGTGACGATGACCTCGGCGCTGCGTGGCGGCACCCTGGAGATGACGGTGCCCGACAGCTCCACGCTGGTCTCGATGTCCAAGCCCTTCGGCGTGATCAACCTGCCGCTGACCTTCAACAGCGAGCTCGAGGCCGATGCCGTGCTCGACGGCCCGGTCGGCCAGAAGCTGCTGGCCAGGCTGCCCGAGAAAGGCCTGATCGGCCTGGGCTTCTGGGAGAACGGCTTCCGCCACGTCACCAACTCGCGCCGCCCGATCACCAAGGCCGACGACCTGGCCGGCCTCAAGCTGCGCGTGATCCAGAACCCGCTGTTCCTCGACACCTTCGGCGCGCTGGGCGCCAACGCCACGCCGATGCCCTTCACCGAGCTGTATTCGGCGATGGAGCAGGCCGCCGTGGACGGCCAGGAAAACCCGCCCGCCACCATCCTGGCCAGCAAGTTCTACGAGGTGCAGAAGCACCTGGTGCTGTCGCGCCACATGTACAGCGCCTGGGTGCTGCTGATGTCCAAGAAGACCTGGGACGGCCTGTCGGCGCAGGAGCAGAAGATCGTGCAGGAGGCCGCCCGCGAGGCCACGCTGTTCGAGCGCAAGACCATCCGCGCCTTCGGCGACAAGGCGCTGGGCGAGCTCAAGAAGGTCGGCATGCAGGTCACCGAACTGCCCGCCGCCGAGCAGGCCAAGATGCGCGCCAAGCTGCAGCCGATCGTGGCCAAGTTCGGCAAGGAGTTCGGCGAGGACACCACGGCCGAGCTGATGAGCGAGCTGGCCAAGGTGCGCGGCGCCGCCAAGTAA
- a CDS encoding IlvD/Edd family dehydratase, with amino-acid sequence MDKTPRRPFRSREWFADPARSDMTALYLERFMNYGLTPEELRSGRPIIGIAQTGSDLSPCNRIHLDLARRVRDGIRDAGGIPMEFPVHPIFENCRRPTAALDRNLAYLGLVEILYGYPIDAVVLTTGCDKTTPAGVMAASTVDIPAIVLSGGPMLDGWHDGELVGSGTVIWRSRRQLAAGEIDEEEFLQRACSSAPSAGHCNTMGTASTMNAVAEALGLSLPGCAAIPAPYRERGQMAYETGRRIVEMAYEDLRPSRILTRESFLNALSVISCAGGSSNAQVHIMAMARHAGVELQPQDWTAHAYDLPLLLNMQPAGKFLGERFFRAGGVPALMWELQQAGRLHGECLSVTGRSVAENLQGRETRDREVIYPFDAPLMHKAGFLVLSGNLFDFGIMKTSVISARFRERYLNRPGAEGIFEGRAVVFEGSDDYHHRINDPALGIDEDCILVMRGAGPIGWPGSAEVVNMQPPDALIRRGIMTLPTLGDGRQSGTADSPSILNCSPESAVGGGLSWLRSGDRIRIDLNTGRCDALVAPEEIERRRRELPAPPIPKSHSPWESLYREKTGQLVDGATLDFALDYRRISETTPRHNH; translated from the coding sequence ATGGACAAGACACCCCGCCGACCCTTCCGCTCGCGCGAGTGGTTCGCCGATCCCGCACGTTCGGACATGACCGCGCTCTACCTCGAGCGCTTCATGAATTACGGGCTCACGCCCGAGGAGCTGCGCTCGGGCCGGCCCATCATCGGCATCGCGCAGACCGGCAGCGACCTGTCGCCGTGCAACCGCATCCACCTGGACCTGGCCCGGCGCGTGCGTGACGGCATCCGCGATGCCGGCGGCATCCCGATGGAATTCCCGGTCCATCCGATCTTCGAGAACTGCCGCCGCCCGACTGCGGCGCTGGATCGCAACCTGGCCTACCTGGGCCTGGTCGAGATCCTGTACGGCTACCCGATCGACGCCGTGGTGCTGACCACGGGCTGCGACAAGACCACGCCGGCGGGCGTGATGGCCGCGTCCACGGTCGACATCCCGGCCATCGTGCTGTCGGGCGGGCCGATGCTCGACGGCTGGCATGACGGCGAGCTGGTCGGCTCGGGCACCGTGATCTGGCGCAGCCGCCGCCAGCTCGCCGCCGGCGAGATCGACGAAGAGGAATTCCTGCAGCGCGCCTGCAGCAGCGCGCCCTCGGCCGGCCACTGCAACACCATGGGCACGGCCTCGACCATGAACGCGGTGGCCGAGGCGCTGGGTCTGTCGCTGCCCGGCTGCGCGGCCATTCCGGCGCCTTACCGCGAGCGTGGCCAGATGGCTTACGAGACCGGCCGGCGCATCGTCGAGATGGCCTACGAGGACCTGCGCCCGTCGCGCATCCTGACGCGCGAGAGCTTCCTGAACGCGCTGTCGGTGATCAGCTGCGCGGGCGGCTCCAGCAACGCGCAGGTGCACATCATGGCAATGGCTCGCCACGCCGGTGTCGAGCTGCAGCCGCAGGACTGGACCGCGCACGCCTACGACCTGCCGCTGCTGCTCAACATGCAGCCGGCGGGCAAGTTTCTGGGCGAACGTTTCTTCCGTGCCGGTGGCGTGCCGGCGCTGATGTGGGAGCTGCAGCAGGCCGGCCGACTGCACGGCGAGTGCCTCAGCGTCACCGGCCGCAGCGTGGCCGAGAACCTGCAAGGCCGCGAGACCCGCGACCGCGAGGTGATCTACCCGTTCGACGCGCCGCTGATGCACAAGGCCGGCTTCCTGGTGCTGAGCGGCAACCTGTTCGATTTCGGCATCATGAAGACCTCGGTGATCTCGGCGCGCTTTCGCGAGCGCTACCTGAACCGGCCGGGCGCCGAGGGCATCTTCGAGGGCCGCGCCGTGGTGTTCGAGGGCTCCGACGACTACCACCACCGCATCAACGACCCGGCCCTGGGCATCGACGAAGACTGCATCCTGGTGATGCGCGGCGCCGGCCCGATCGGCTGGCCGGGCTCGGCCGAGGTGGTCAACATGCAGCCGCCCGACGCGCTGATCCGGCGCGGCATCATGACCCTGCCGACGCTGGGCGACGGCCGCCAGTCCGGCACCGCGGACAGCCCCTCGATCCTGAACTGTTCGCCCGAGAGCGCGGTGGGCGGCGGCCTGAGCTGGCTGCGCAGCGGCGACCGGATCCGCATCGACCTCAATACCGGCCGTTGCGACGCGCTGGTGGCGCCCGAGGAGATCGAACGCCGCCGCCGCGAACTGCCCGCGCCGCCGATCCCCAAGAGCCATTCGCCCTGGGAATCGCTGTACCGCGAGAAGACCGGCCAGCTGGTCGACGGTGCGACGCTGGACTTCGCGCTGGACTACCGGCGCATCTCCGAGACGACTCCGCGTCACAACCATTGA
- a CDS encoding HD-GYP domain-containing protein, whose amino-acid sequence MQIAVPQPAPPSGTILIVDDMPTNLAVIGALLQANGYRVLAAQSGEAALRYAARSPAPDLVLLDVVMPTMDGYEVLRRLREEPATALLPVVFLTVLGEPSDEELGLSLGAADYISKPIQPAIVLARVRTQIDAARARELLRNHNAWLEAEVVRRMAQNELTQTVSIRALAHLAEIRDPETGNHILRTQAYVLALATELRNHPRHRTLLTERFVALLARSAPLHDIGKVGIPDRVLLHPGRLHGEDWEIMKTHAAIGARAIELAELDTEQEVDFLSVAKEIARWHHEHWDGSGYPDGLQGEAIPLSARLMALADVFDALITPRVYKEPMSGEQARELIRAGRGSHFDPDVVDAFERQFDAFCAIADRYADAGWRVRAA is encoded by the coding sequence ATGCAAATCGCCGTACCCCAGCCCGCACCGCCGTCCGGAACCATCCTGATCGTCGACGACATGCCGACCAACCTGGCCGTGATCGGCGCGCTGCTGCAGGCCAACGGCTACCGCGTGCTGGCGGCGCAGAGCGGCGAGGCGGCGTTGCGCTACGCGGCGCGCAGCCCGGCGCCCGACCTGGTGCTGCTCGATGTCGTGATGCCGACGATGGACGGCTACGAAGTGCTGCGCCGCCTGCGCGAGGAGCCCGCCACCGCGCTGCTGCCGGTGGTGTTCCTGACCGTGCTGGGCGAGCCGTCGGACGAGGAGCTCGGGCTGTCGCTGGGCGCGGCCGACTACATCTCCAAACCGATCCAGCCGGCCATCGTGCTGGCGCGCGTGCGCACCCAGATCGATGCCGCCCGCGCCCGCGAACTGCTGCGCAACCACAACGCCTGGCTCGAGGCCGAGGTGGTCCGCCGGATGGCGCAGAACGAGCTGACGCAGACCGTCAGCATCCGCGCGCTGGCGCATCTGGCCGAAATCCGCGACCCCGAAACCGGCAACCACATCCTGCGCACGCAGGCCTACGTGCTGGCGCTGGCCACCGAACTGCGCAACCACCCGCGCCACCGCACGCTGCTCACCGAACGATTCGTGGCGCTGCTGGCGCGCTCGGCGCCGCTGCACGACATCGGCAAGGTCGGCATCCCCGACCGCGTGCTGCTGCATCCGGGCCGGCTCCACGGCGAGGACTGGGAGATCATGAAGACCCACGCCGCCATCGGCGCGCGCGCCATCGAGCTGGCCGAGCTGGACACCGAGCAGGAGGTCGATTTCCTGAGCGTGGCCAAGGAGATCGCACGCTGGCACCACGAGCACTGGGACGGCAGCGGCTACCCCGACGGCCTGCAGGGCGAGGCCATCCCGCTGTCGGCGCGGCTGATGGCGCTGGCCGACGTGTTCGACGCGCTGATCACGCCGCGTGTCTACAAGGAGCCGATGAGCGGCGAGCAGGCCCGCGAGCTGATCCGGGCCGGCCGCGGCAGCCATTTCGACCCCGATGTCGTCGACGCCTTCGAGCGCCAGTTCGACGCCTTCTGCGCCATCGCCGACCGCTACGCCGACGCCGGCTGGCGGGTGCGCGCGGCCTGA
- a CDS encoding SDR family oxidoreductase — protein sequence MTLRLAGKTAFITAAGQGIGRATAIAFAAEGARVIATDINAESLDTLRAETGCTTHRLDVTDAVAVSALAEATGAIQVLFNGAGIVHAGTVLDSTDAEWDLAFDLNVRSQYRLIKAFLPGMLAQGGGSIINVASIVGALKGAPNRFIYMATKAAVVGLTKSVAADYVTRGIRCNAICPGTVMSPSLQQRMEEQARASGQPIEAVQAAFMARQPMGRLGRAEEIAALAVYLASDESAFTTGTTQLIDGGWAI from the coding sequence ATGACACTGCGACTCGCCGGCAAGACCGCCTTCATCACCGCCGCCGGCCAGGGCATCGGCCGCGCCACGGCCATCGCCTTCGCCGCCGAGGGCGCACGCGTGATCGCCACCGACATCAACGCCGAGTCGCTCGACACCCTGCGCGCCGAGACCGGCTGCACCACCCACCGCCTGGACGTTACCGACGCGGTGGCCGTCAGCGCGCTGGCCGAGGCCACCGGCGCGATCCAGGTGCTGTTCAACGGCGCGGGCATCGTGCACGCCGGCACGGTGCTCGACAGCACCGATGCCGAGTGGGATCTGGCCTTCGACCTCAACGTGCGCTCGCAGTACCGCCTGATCAAGGCCTTCCTGCCCGGCATGCTGGCGCAGGGCGGCGGCTCGATCATCAACGTGGCCTCGATCGTCGGTGCCCTCAAGGGCGCGCCCAACCGCTTCATCTACATGGCCACCAAGGCCGCCGTGGTGGGGCTGACCAAGTCGGTGGCCGCCGACTACGTGACCCGCGGCATCCGCTGCAACGCGATCTGCCCGGGCACGGTGATGTCGCCCTCGCTGCAGCAGCGCATGGAAGAGCAGGCCCGCGCCAGCGGCCAGCCCATCGAGGCGGTGCAGGCTGCCTTCATGGCGCGCCAGCCCATGGGCCGGCTGGGCCGGGCCGAGGAGATCGCCGCCCTGGCCGTGTACCTGGCCAGCGACGAATCGGCCTTCACCACCGGCACGACCCAGCTCATCGACGGCGGCTGGGCGATCTGA
- a CDS encoding crotonase/enoyl-CoA hydratase family protein: MSTEPILCEIRGPIALLTLNRPDTRNALSGEEMFAAFEQLFERLDADLSIRAAVLTGAGSAFCSGGNVAEMRDRTGMFGGSPEQIAAHYRAGIQRIPRAFQRLQVPIIAAVNGAAIGAGNDLACMCDIRIAASTARFAESFVKVGIIPGDGGCWLLPRIVGASRAAELALTGDSIDAAEALRIGLVSRVVEPAALMDEALALAARIAANPPQVLRWTKQLLQQARTGTLDEALDAAGQLQGQAHHTADHAEAVTAFFEKRPPVFTGH, translated from the coding sequence ATGAGCACCGAACCCATCCTCTGCGAGATCCGCGGCCCCATCGCGCTGCTGACGCTCAACCGCCCCGACACCCGCAACGCGCTCAGCGGCGAAGAGATGTTCGCCGCCTTCGAGCAGCTGTTCGAGCGCCTCGACGCCGACCTGTCCATCCGCGCCGCCGTACTGACCGGCGCCGGCAGCGCCTTCTGCTCCGGCGGCAACGTGGCCGAGATGCGCGACCGCACCGGCATGTTCGGCGGCTCGCCCGAGCAGATCGCGGCCCACTACCGGGCCGGCATCCAGCGCATCCCACGCGCCTTCCAGCGCCTGCAGGTGCCGATCATCGCGGCGGTCAACGGCGCGGCGATCGGCGCCGGCAACGACCTGGCGTGCATGTGCGACATCCGCATCGCCGCCAGCACGGCGCGGTTTGCCGAGAGCTTCGTCAAGGTCGGCATCATCCCGGGCGACGGCGGCTGCTGGCTGCTGCCGCGCATCGTGGGTGCCTCGCGCGCGGCCGAGCTGGCCTTGACCGGCGACAGCATCGACGCGGCCGAGGCGCTGCGCATCGGGCTGGTCTCGCGCGTGGTCGAACCCGCCGCGTTGATGGACGAGGCGCTGGCGCTGGCCGCTCGCATCGCCGCCAACCCGCCGCAGGTGCTGCGCTGGACCAAGCAGCTGCTGCAGCAGGCCCGCACCGGCACGCTCGACGAGGCGCTCGACGCCGCCGGCCAGCTGCAGGGCCAGGCGCACCACACCGCCGACCACGCCGAGGCCGTGACGGCTTTCTTCGAAAAACGCCCTCCGGTGTTCACCGGTCATTGA
- a CDS encoding aldehyde dehydrogenase (NADP(+)) codes for MSDSTGHNYIGGGRSAAGAVILRSLDATTGEPLPPSFVQATADEVDAAASAAAAAFPVYRSLSAERRAQFLDAIADELDALDDTFVAIVCRETALPAARIQGERGRTSGQMRLFAKVLRRGDFHGARIDRALPDRKPLPRVDLRQCRIGVGPVAVFGASNFPLAFSTAGGDTAAALAAGCPVVVKAHSGHMATAEGVADAIVRAAQRTGMPAGVFNMVYGNGVGEWLVKHPAIQAVGFTGSLKGGRALCEMAAARPQPIPVFAEMSSINPVLVLPGALQARGDLIAQDLAASVVQGAGQFCTNPGLVIGIRSAAFDAFVARLCQRMSDVAPQTMLNAGTLRSYCHGLDAWLAHPGLTRLAGPEQTGAQARAQVFKADASLLLTGDALLQEEVFGPATVVVEVADRAELMQALHGLRGQLTATLIGEPDDLLASTDILALLAHKVGRLLINGYPTGVEVCDAMVHGGPYPATSDARGTSVGTLAIDRFLRPVCFQNFPDALLPDALKNDNPLGIARLVDGAMTRERLA; via the coding sequence ATGTCCGACTCCACTGGCCACAACTACATCGGTGGCGGCCGCAGCGCCGCCGGCGCCGTCATCCTGCGCAGCCTGGACGCCACCACCGGCGAGCCGCTGCCGCCGAGTTTCGTGCAGGCCACGGCCGACGAGGTGGATGCCGCCGCCAGCGCTGCCGCCGCCGCGTTCCCGGTCTATCGCAGCCTGTCGGCCGAGCGCCGGGCGCAGTTCCTGGACGCCATTGCCGACGAGCTGGACGCGCTGGACGACACCTTCGTCGCCATCGTCTGCCGCGAGACCGCCTTGCCGGCGGCGCGCATCCAGGGCGAGCGCGGCCGCACCAGCGGCCAGATGCGCCTGTTCGCCAAGGTGCTGCGGCGCGGCGATTTCCACGGCGCGCGCATCGACCGCGCGCTGCCCGATCGCAAGCCGCTGCCGCGCGTGGACCTGCGCCAGTGCCGCATCGGCGTGGGCCCGGTGGCGGTGTTCGGGGCGAGCAATTTCCCGCTGGCGTTCTCGACCGCAGGCGGCGACACCGCCGCCGCGCTGGCCGCCGGCTGCCCGGTGGTGGTCAAGGCGCACAGCGGCCACATGGCCACGGCCGAGGGCGTGGCCGATGCCATCGTGCGCGCGGCGCAACGCACCGGCATGCCCGCCGGCGTGTTCAACATGGTCTACGGCAACGGCGTCGGCGAGTGGCTGGTCAAGCACCCGGCGATCCAGGCGGTCGGCTTCACCGGTTCCCTCAAAGGCGGCCGAGCCCTGTGCGAGATGGCCGCGGCGCGGCCGCAGCCGATCCCGGTGTTCGCCGAGATGAGCAGCATCAACCCGGTGCTGGTGCTGCCCGGTGCGCTGCAGGCGCGCGGCGACCTGATCGCCCAGGATCTGGCGGCTTCGGTGGTGCAGGGGGCCGGGCAGTTCTGCACCAACCCGGGCCTGGTGATCGGCATCCGCTCGGCCGCGTTCGACGCCTTTGTCGCGCGCCTGTGCCAGCGCATGAGCGACGTGGCGCCGCAGACCATGCTCAACGCCGGCACGCTGCGCAGCTACTGCCACGGTCTGGACGCCTGGCTGGCGCATCCGGGCCTGACGCGTCTGGCAGGCCCCGAGCAGACCGGCGCGCAGGCCCGGGCCCAGGTCTTCAAGGCCGACGCGAGCCTGCTGCTGACGGGCGATGCGCTGCTGCAGGAGGAGGTCTTCGGCCCGGCGACGGTGGTCGTCGAGGTGGCGGATCGGGCCGAACTGATGCAGGCGCTGCACGGCCTGCGCGGCCAGCTGACGGCCACGCTGATCGGCGAGCCCGACGACCTGCTGGCCTCGACCGACATCCTGGCGCTGCTGGCGCACAAGGTCGGCCGCCTGCTGATCAACGGCTACCCGACCGGCGTGGAGGTCTGCGACGCGATGGTGCACGGCGGCCCGTACCCGGCCACGTCGGACGCACGCGGCACGTCGGTGGGCACCCTGGCGATCGACCGGTTCCTGCGTCCGGTCTGCTTCCAGAACTTCCCGGACGCCCTGCTGCCCGACGCGCTGAAGAACGACAACCCGCTGGGCATCGCCCGGCTGGTGGATGGCGCGATGACGCGCGAGCGTCTGGCCTGA
- a CDS encoding fumarylacetoacetate hydrolase family protein: MKLLRHGPKGQEKPALLHTDGTLRDLSAVLPDIGPAQLSPAGLAALARIDAGTLPVVPQGRLAVPWTGMRKFIAIGLNYADHAAEANMPIPKEPIVFTKTVDCAVGCNHPVVLPQGSVKSDWEVELGVVIGSRARYVSEADALAHVAGYCTINDVSEREYQLERGGTWDKGKGCDTFGPIGPWLVSADEVGDPQNLSMWLDINGVRKQTGSTRTMIFTVAQIVSYLSRFMTLEPGDVITTGTPPGVGMGQKPAPEYLKAGDVITLGIEKLGDQRQTVHAWDPALIDG, translated from the coding sequence ATGAAGCTCCTCCGCCACGGCCCCAAGGGCCAGGAAAAGCCCGCCCTGCTGCACACCGACGGCACGCTGCGTGACCTCAGCGCCGTGCTGCCCGATATCGGCCCGGCCCAGCTCTCGCCCGCCGGCCTGGCCGCGCTGGCCCGCATCGACGCCGGCACGCTGCCCGTCGTGCCGCAAGGCCGCCTGGCCGTGCCCTGGACCGGCATGCGCAAGTTCATCGCCATCGGCCTGAACTACGCCGACCACGCGGCCGAAGCGAACATGCCGATTCCCAAGGAGCCGATCGTCTTCACCAAGACGGTCGATTGCGCCGTCGGCTGCAACCACCCGGTGGTGCTGCCGCAGGGTTCGGTCAAGTCCGACTGGGAGGTCGAACTCGGCGTGGTGATCGGCAGCCGCGCCCGCTACGTCAGCGAGGCCGACGCGCTCGCGCACGTGGCCGGCTACTGCACCATCAACGACGTGTCCGAGCGCGAGTACCAGCTCGAGCGCGGCGGCACCTGGGACAAGGGCAAGGGCTGCGACACCTTCGGCCCGATCGGCCCCTGGCTGGTCAGCGCCGACGAGGTGGGCGACCCGCAGAACCTGTCGATGTGGCTGGACATCAACGGCGTGCGCAAGCAGACCGGCAGCACCCGCACCATGATTTTCACGGTGGCGCAGATCGTCAGCTACCTGAGCCGCTTCATGACGCTGGAGCCCGGCGACGTGATCACCACCGGCACCCCGCCGGGCGTGGGCATGGGGCAGAAGCCCGCGCCCGAGTACCTGAAGGCCGGCGACGTCATCACGCTGGGCATCGAGAAGCTGGGCGACCAGCGACAGACCGTGCACGCCTGGGATCCGGCGCTGATCGACGGTTGA
- a CDS encoding LysR substrate-binding domain-containing protein has translation MSPDAFTGKPLSMAQACGRLRFRHLQFLDILGQTRNLRLTAEQMHITQPAATKILMDIEQILEARLFDRLSRGMRPNELGLFTLRYAGVALAGHRKFVDEFNALRHGGHGHLTIGAITGSAAHLLMASVAEIQRLRPLLVLKILEQSSDQLVVWLAERKIDLMIGRFTDEAQKAQFQYERLASEQLQVVAGVDHPLRGALDLELTQLAHWPWILYPTSTAVRRVCDDIFGRNGLALACGVVETPSFLFALELMQRTDMLSLQPAALVDKYVKKGLLARIPVELPDRLPDYGLITRLDEPPTPAAQAFTDVLRTLAGTAAETG, from the coding sequence ATGAGTCCAGACGCTTTTACGGGCAAACCCTTGTCGATGGCGCAGGCCTGCGGGCGGCTGCGGTTCCGGCATCTGCAGTTCCTGGACATCCTCGGCCAGACCCGCAACCTGCGGCTCACCGCCGAGCAGATGCACATCACGCAGCCGGCGGCCACCAAGATCCTGATGGACATCGAGCAGATCCTGGAGGCGCGCCTGTTCGACCGGCTGTCGCGCGGCATGCGGCCCAACGAGCTGGGCCTGTTCACGCTGCGTTATGCCGGCGTGGCACTGGCCGGGCATCGCAAGTTCGTCGATGAATTCAATGCCCTGCGGCACGGCGGCCACGGGCACCTGACGATCGGTGCGATCACCGGCTCGGCCGCCCACCTGCTGATGGCGTCGGTGGCGGAGATCCAGCGCCTGCGGCCGCTGCTGGTGCTCAAGATCCTGGAGCAGAGCAGCGACCAGCTGGTGGTCTGGCTGGCCGAACGCAAGATCGACCTGATGATCGGGCGCTTCACGGACGAGGCGCAGAAGGCCCAGTTCCAGTACGAGCGCCTGGCCAGCGAGCAGCTGCAGGTGGTGGCCGGCGTCGATCACCCCTTGCGCGGCGCACTCGACCTGGAGCTGACCCAGCTGGCGCACTGGCCGTGGATCCTCTACCCGACCTCGACGGCGGTGCGCAGGGTGTGCGACGACATCTTCGGCCGCAACGGCCTGGCGCTCGCCTGCGGCGTGGTCGAGACGCCCTCGTTCCTGTTCGCGCTGGAGCTGATGCAGCGCACCGACATGCTGTCGCTGCAGCCCGCGGCGCTGGTCGACAAGTACGTGAAGAAGGGCCTGCTGGCGCGCATCCCGGTCGAGCTGCCGGACCGCCTGCCCGACTACGGCCTGATCACCCGGCTCGACGAGCCGCCGACACCGGCGGCGCAGGCGTTCACGGACGTGTTGCGGACGCTGGCCGGCACCGCTGCAGAAACCGGCTGA